One Coregonus clupeaformis isolate EN_2021a unplaced genomic scaffold, ASM2061545v1 scaf2615, whole genome shotgun sequence genomic window carries:
- the LOC123488951 gene encoding uncharacterized protein LOC123488951: protein MTAGLVVHNVPLAFADHLGPLLKECFGDSKTAQEYRCARTKSSCITNEALAPYFTQELVKEMKKAPYTLVTDGSNDTGVEKMNPLTVRVFMGSKVVHQFLNMCTTSGRRCGPASEIFTKINSTIEEHGIPWENCIGLSVYNAAVNIGPRNSIASRVLQKHPNTYIHGCPCHVAHNTAKAAGVGFFKVSGFDLEDMVVDIGYWFKGSTNRKGYLSEFCELHEAEYMEVLLRISDPEAV, encoded by the exons ATGACAGCTGGGTTGGTAGTTCACAACGTTCCCCTAGCCTTTGCGGACCACCTGGGGCCTCTCCTAAAAGAATGTTTCGGAGATTCGAAGACAGCGCAGGAGTACAGGTGTGCCAGGACTAAGTCATCCTGCATTACCAATGAAGCACTCGCACCATATTTCACACAGGAGCTTGTGAAGGAGATGAAAAAAGCCCCGTATACCCTTGTTACGGATGGGTCGAATGACACTG GAGTGGAAAAGATGAACCCGCTTACTGTCCGGGTCTTCATGGGCAGCAAAGTTGTCCACCAGTTCTTAAATATGTGCACAACAAGTGGGAGGAGATGTGGGCCAGCAAGTGAGATCTTCACCAAAATTAACTCCACCATAGAGGAGCATGGCATCCcttgggagaactgcattggtcTCTCAGTTTACAATGCAGCTGTGAACATTGGACCACGTAATTCCATTGCCTCTAGGGTGCTCCAGAAGCATCCCAACACCTATATTCATGGTTGTCCTTGTCATGTGGCACATAACACCGCCAAAGCTGCAGGAGTGGGATTTTTTAAA GTGTCCGGTTTTGATTTGGAGGATATGGTAGTGGACATCGGTTACTGGTTCAAGGGTAGCACAAATCGGAAAGGATACCTGTCAG AGTTTTGTGAGCTCCATGAAGCGGAGTACATGGAGGTCCTCCTGCGTATCTCG GATCCTGAGGCTGTATGA